Proteins from a genomic interval of Danio rerio strain Tuebingen ecotype United States chromosome 4, GRCz12tu, whole genome shotgun sequence:
- the LOC137490325 gene encoding uncharacterized protein, translating into MDIIEKENVNISKAVIVGGMTLTEADSDLESWLLRYGSINRHLLIDDPDCEFHRHAIIEFTHNSAMKTLMPLLPLTVVSMSNPSTTFMVRALSCVYPHIASDSATNGYLEELQNIASFSGKSIEEVLQTELLKIKFGPSHAESLPVLDKKLEFPNVARSQILDRSTVSSPNRLLSPVISQSMITEQTAFPSSRISPFHEVESTNSKNLPKENLNHRSTKPTVTVSSHPALTMDIIDPPSVQKVVVEHIVRTNDTAHMHYTSFRLRSFSGKIPRPVNEPDFDTWRASVDLLLTDPSISDLNRARKIIDSLLPPAADIVKHVSPNSLPAVYLELLESVYGSVEDGDELLARFMNSFQNNGEKPSIYLHRLQVLLSTAIRRGGIFEEERNRYLLKQFCRGCWDSSLIADLQLERRKATPPSFAELVVLIRTEEDKNASKEERMRKHLGLNKHYPAPSKFRLSAHQISAHQSETQDDQTDTSLAKQVCELQAQVVALQKPLSQKEKKKNAKPDEVSELRNVVTELQAQITAMQTTATPKIKSDVEATEIADLKRQIADLKVQLSAPDMYRNRTRNLLPEPRATDCYRASKLPESRPRPGYCFRCAEDGHLASSCSNAPDPTKVAEKKRKLRERQAQWDTQQVAIMNPLN; encoded by the coding sequence ATGGATATCATAGAAAAAGAGAATGTAAATATCTCAAAAGCAGTAATTGTGGGTGGAATGACACTGACTGAGGCAGACTCAGATTTAGAGTCATGGCTTTTAAGATATGGTAGTATTAACCGACATCTTCTCATTGATGACCCTGACTGTGAGTTTCATCGACATGCTATCATAGAGTTTACACATAACTCCGCGATGAAAACATTGATGCCTCTTTTGCCTTTAACTGTAGTTAGTATGTCAAACCCAAGTACCACTTTTATGGTACGTGCTTTAAGCTGCGTCTACCCCCATATTGCTAGTGATAGTGCTACTAATGGATATCTGGAGGAATTGCAAAACATTGCTAGTTTTAGTGGGAAATCCATTGAGGAAGTACTCCAAACAGAGTTACTGAAAATTAAATTTGGTCCTTCTCATGCTGAGTCACTACCTGTTTTGGATAAAAAGCTTGAATTTCCAAATGTAGCACGTTCTCAAATACTTGATCGTAGCACAGTCAGTTCACCAAATAGACTGCTGTCTCCAGTCATATCACAAAGTATGATTACTGAACAAACAGCTTTTCCTTCATCCAGAATTTCACCATTTCATGAAGTTGAATCAACAAATTCAAAAAACCTGCCCAAGGAAAACCTTAACCATAGAAGTACTAAACCCACAGTAACAGTGTCATCCCATCCAGCACTTACCATGGATATAATTGATCCTCCTAGCGTGCAAAAGGTAGTAGTTGAGCACATTGTCCGCACAAATGACACAGCTCATATGCACTATACCTCTTTTCGCCTCCGATCTTTCTCTGGAAAAATTCCTAGACCTGTTAATGAGCCAGACTTTGACACTTGGCGTGCCAGTGTTGATCTCCTACTGACAGATCCTTCTATATCTGACCTAAATCGAGCTAGAAAAATCATAGACAGTCTGCTTCCCCCTGCTGCAGATATTGTTAAACATGTCTCCCCTAACAGCTTACCTGCAGTATATCTGGAATTGCTGGAGTCTGTATATGGCTCTGTAGAAGATGGAGATGAGTTATTAGCCAGATTTATGAATAGCTTCCAAAACAATGGTGAAAAGCCTTCAATTTATCTGCACAGATTACAAGTTCTCTTAAGCACAGCTATTCGACGAGGTGGGATATTTGAAGAAGAGAGAAACCGATATCTTCTAAAGCAGTTTTGTCGCGGCTGTTGGGACAGTTCCCTCATTGCTGACCTTCAATTAGAAAGGAGAAAAGCCACTCCTCCATCATTTGCAGAATTAGTAGTTCTTATCCGTACAGAAGAAGATAAAAATGCCTCTAAAGAAGAAAGAATGAGAAAACATTTAGGGCTAAATAAACACTATCCTGCCCCCTCGAAATTCAGACTGTCAGCTCACCAGATATCTGCCCACCAAAGTGAAACGCAGGATGATCAAACTGACACATCTCTCGCAAAGCAAGTGTGTGAACTTCAAGCTCAAGTTGTTGCACTGCAAAAGCCTTTAAgccagaaagaaaagaaaaaaaatgcaaaaccagATGAAGTGAGTGAGCTGAGAAATGTTGTCACTGAGTTACAGGCACAGATTACAGCCATGCAAACTACAGCCACTCCAAAAATTAAAAGTGATGTAGAAGCAACTGAAATTGCTGACTTAAAGAGACAGATTGCTGATTTAAAGGTTCAACTGTCTGCCCCTGATATGTATAGAAACCGCACCAGAAACTTGCTGCCTGAACCTAGAGCAACAGATTGTTACAGAGCTAGTAAACTACCTGAAAGTAGACCTCGTCCGGGGTATTGTTTTAGATGTGCGGAAGATGGTCATCTTGCCAGCAGCTGTAGTAATGCTCCTGACCCTACTAAAGTTGCTGAGAAAAAACGCAAGTTAAGGGAGCGACAAGCCCAGTGGGATACCCAACAAGTAGCAATCATGAATCCTTTAAACTGA
- the LOC101886363 gene encoding uncharacterized protein isoform X1, producing MRIHTGEKTFTCPQCGKSFSQSSNLNLHMMIHTGEKPFTCPQCGKSFSQSSNLNLHMMIHTGEKPFTCTQCGKSFIHSSSLNQHMRIHTGEKPFSCTQCGKSFDCSSHLNKHMRVHTGEKPFTCTQCGKSFSQSSSLNKHIRNHTREKPFTCTQCGKSFSQSSFLNLHMMIHTGEKPFSCTQCGKSFDCSSHLNKHMRVHPGEKPFTCTQCGKSFINSSSLNQHMRIHTGEKPFTCTQCGKRFSRSSSLKKHMRIHTREKPFICTQCGKSFSQSSFFNLHMMIHTGEKPFPCSQCGKSFIRSSSLNLHMMIHTGEKKPFTCTQCGKRFIHSSSLNQHMRIHTGEKPFTCTQCGKSFDCSSHLNKHMRVHTGEKPFTCSQCGKSFSQSSSLNKHMRIHTRETTPMHSVCEEFQPIIIP from the coding sequence atgaggatccacactggagagaaaacattcacatgccctcagtgtgggaagagtttcagccaatcatcaaaccttaatctacacatgatgattcacactggagagaaaccattcacatgccctcagtgtgggaagagtttcagccaatcatcaaaccttaatctacacatgatgattcacactggagagaaaccattcacatgcactcagtgtgggaagagtttcatccactcatcatcccttaatcaacacatgaggatccacactggagaaaaaccattctcatgcactcagtgtgggaagagttttgactgctcatcacaccttaataaacacatgagggtccacactggagagaaaccattcacatgcactcagtgtgggaagagtttcagccaatcatcatcccttaataaacacataaggaaccacactagagagaaaccattcacatgcactcagtgtgggaaaagtttcagccaatcatcattccttaatctacacatgatgattcacactggagagaaaccattctcatgcactcagtgtgggaagagttttgactgctcatcacaccttaataaacacatgagggtccaccctggagagaaaccattcacatgcactcagtgtgggaagagtttcatcaactcatcatcccttaatcaacacatgaggatccacactggagagaaaccattcacatgcactcaatgtgggaagagattcagccgatcatcatcccttaaaaaacacatgaggatccacactagagagaaaccattcatatgcactcagtgtgggaagagttttagccaatcatcattctttaatctacacatgatgattcacactggagagaaaccatttccatgctctcagtgtgggaagagtttcatccgctcatcatcccttaatctacacatgatgatccacactggagaaaaaaaacctttcacctgcactcagtgtgggaagagattCATccactcatcatcccttaatcaacacatgaggatccacactggagagaaaccattcacatgcactcagtgtgggaagagttttgactgctcatcacaccttaataaacacatgagggtccacactggagagaaaccattcacatgcagtcagtgtgggaagagtttcagccaatcatcatcccttaataaacacatgaggatccacactagagaAACAACTCCCATGCACTCAGTGTgcgaagagtttcagccaatcatcatcccttaa
- the LOC101886363 gene encoding uncharacterized protein isoform X2: MRIHTGEKTFTCPQCGKSFSQSSNLNLHMMIHTGEKPFTCTQCGKSFIHSSSLNQHMRIHTGEKPFSCTQCGKSFDCSSHLNKHMRVHTGEKPFTCTQCGKSFSQSSSLNKHIRNHTREKPFTCTQCGKSFSQSSFLNLHMMIHTGEKPFSCTQCGKSFDCSSHLNKHMRVHPGEKPFTCTQCGKSFINSSSLNQHMRIHTGEKPFTCTQCGKRFSRSSSLKKHMRIHTREKPFICTQCGKSFSQSSFFNLHMMIHTGEKPFPCSQCGKSFIRSSSLNLHMMIHTGEKKPFTCTQCGKRFIHSSSLNQHMRIHTGEKPFTCTQCGKSFDCSSHLNKHMRVHTGEKPFTCSQCGKSFSQSSSLNKHMRIHTRETTPMHSVCEEFQPIIIP, encoded by the exons atgaggatccacactggagagaaaacattcac atgccctcagtgtgggaagagtttcagccaatcatcaaaccttaatctacacatgatgattcacactggagagaaaccattcacatgcactcagtgtgggaagagtttcatccactcatcatcccttaatcaacacatgaggatccacactggagaaaaaccattctcatgcactcagtgtgggaagagttttgactgctcatcacaccttaataaacacatgagggtccacactggagagaaaccattcacatgcactcagtgtgggaagagtttcagccaatcatcatcccttaataaacacataaggaaccacactagagagaaaccattcacatgcactcagtgtgggaaaagtttcagccaatcatcattccttaatctacacatgatgattcacactggagagaaaccattctcatgcactcagtgtgggaagagttttgactgctcatcacaccttaataaacacatgagggtccaccctggagagaaaccattcacatgcactcagtgtgggaagagtttcatcaactcatcatcccttaatcaacacatgaggatccacactggagagaaaccattcacatgcactcaatgtgggaagagattcagccgatcatcatcccttaaaaaacacatgaggatccacactagagagaaaccattcatatgcactcagtgtgggaagagttttagccaatcatcattctttaatctacacatgatgattcacactggagagaaaccatttccatgctctcagtgtgggaagagtttcatccgctcatcatcccttaatctacacatgatgatccacactggagaaaaaaaacctttcacctgcactcagtgtgggaagagattCATccactcatcatcccttaatcaacacatgaggatccacactggagagaaaccattcacatgcactcagtgtgggaagagttttgactgctcatcacaccttaataaacacatgagggtccacactggagagaaaccattcacatgcagtcagtgtgggaagagtttcagccaatcatcatcccttaataaacacatgaggatccacactagagaAACAACTCCCATGCACTCAGTGTgcgaagagtttcagccaatcatcatcccttaa